GCGCTTGTTAAAGGGATCACCGAGTTTATTGTGGAAGATACAGAAGAGGCCCGTGTTAATGCGACTAAACCGCTAGAGGTCATTGAAGGCCCTTTAATGGATGGCATGAACGTAGTCGGCGATCTGTTTGGCGAAGGGAAGATGTTCTTGCCGCAGGTGGTGAAATCTGCCCGTGTTATGAAGCAAGCCGTTGCTCACCTTGAGCCTTATATCAACGCCGAAAAACAAGCTGGTAGTACGAACGGTAAGATTTTGTTGGCAACAGTAAAAGGCGATGTTCACGATATCGGTAAGAACATTGTTGGCGTGGTATTGCAGTGTAATAACTACGAGATCATTGATCTTGGTGTCATGGTACCTTGTGATCAGATTTTAAAAGTTGCCAAAGAAGAAAACGTCGACATTATTGGTCTATCAGGTTTGATCACTCCATCACTGGATGAAATGGTACATGTTGCTAAAGAGATGGAACGTTTAGGTTTTGATCTACCGTTATTGATTGGTGGTGCAACCACCTCTAAAGCACACACAGCAGTGAAAATTGAACAAAACTACAATCAGCCTGTGGTATACGTGAATAACGCATCACGTGCGGTCGGTGTGTGCTCTTCATTGTTATCAGACACATTGAAGCCTGGGTTTGTTGAAAAGCTGCAAGCTGATTATGACATTGTACGTGAACAGCATGCGCGTAAGCGTCCACGTACAAAGCCTGTTACTTTAGAAAAAGCGCGTGCTAATAAAGTAGCGATTGATTGGGATGCGTATACACCGCCAGTGCCTGTTAAACCGGGTATTCATATTTTCGATGACTTTGATATTGCCACGCTTCGCAATTATATCGATTGGACACCATTCTTTATGACATGGTCGTTAGTCGGGAAATATCCAAAGATCTTTGAACACGAAGAAGTGGGTGAAGAAGCGAAACGTTTATTTGCTGATGCTAATGAGTTGCTTGATCGTGTTGAGAAAGAAGGCTTATTAAAAGCGCGTGGTATGTGTGGTTTGTTCCCAGCTGCAAGTGTTGGGGATGATATCGAAGTATACACCGATGAATCACGTACCGAAGTCGCAACAGTGCTGCATAACTTGCGTCAGCAAACTGAGAAGCCAAAAGGTTTTAACTATTGTATCTCTGACTACATTGCACCAAAAGAATCGGGTAAACCTGACTGGATTGGTGCCTTTGCGGTTACAGGTGGTATTGGTGAGCGCGAATTGGCGGACGAGTATAAAGCCCAAGGTGATGACTATAATGCCATTATGATCCAAGCAGTTGCCGATCGTTTAGCAGAAGCGTTCGCTGAATACCTTCATGAGCGAGTGCGTAAAGAAATTTGGGGTTATGCAGCGGATGAAAATCTATCAAATGAAGATTTGATCCGCGAAAAGTATCAAGGTATTCGACCAGCACCGGGTTACCCTGCTTGTCCTGAACACACTGAGAAAGCACCGCTATGGGAGCTGATGAATGTGGAAGAGAATATTGGCATGTCATTAACCACCAGTTATGCCATGTACCCAGGCGCTTCGGTATCGGGTTGGTATTTCTCTCATCCTGATTCACGTTACTTTGCGGTAGCGCAGATCCAACAAGATCAGCTTGAAAGTTATGCTGATCGTAAAGGCTGGGATTTGATCGAAGCTGAAAAATGGCTTGGGCCAAATCTGTAATACCTCAATAGAGATGAATAAAAAAGGCGCTCAATGCGCCTTTTTGTTTATTTAAGATTTGTGTGTTTGGAATGGGTTATTCCAGTAAAGAGGCGTGCAATGTACGAACGACGTCTTTTGCTTCATCTTCATTGATTAAGAAACATAGATTGTGTGGACTTGCGCCGTAACAAATCATACGAAGGTTATGATCTTCTAATGCACCAAAGATATCTTTTGCAGAGCCTTTAGTATCACTCATTTGGTTACCAATGAGTGCAACCAGTGATAAGCCTTGCTCAACTTCGACACGACATAATTGGCTTAGCTCTTCGACAGCTTTAAGTGGAAGTGTTGGTGCACCGCCTCCAGTATCGGTTTGATCGAGAGTGAGTGATACACTGACTTCAGATGTGGTGATCAAATCGACTGAGATTTTGTGTTCAGCGAGAATGCGAAATACTTCGGCCAAGAAACCATAAGCGTGGAACATATTTAAGCTGGTGAGTGTCACCATCGTTTGATTGGCACGTAGTGCTAATGCCCTAAACAGTGGCGCGTCTTCTACCGATTGTCGGATCCAAGTACCACCTTGCTCTGGTGCTTTTGATGAACCGACAAATACAGGGATCTGTTGACGAACAGCTGGTACTAAGGTTGATGGATGAAGGATCTTAGCACCAAAATTTGCCATTTCAGAGGCTTCACTAAAGCTGATCTCTTTAATCGGTTGTGCTGCTGGGGTGATACGTGGATCGGTTGTGTACAGTCCCGGTACGTCGGTCCAAATTTCTAATGTTGATGCATTCACAGCTTCTGCAACAAGCGCGGCACTATAATCACTACCACCTCGGCCTAAGGTTGTTGTCACACCTTGGCTGTTTGAACCGATAAAGCCCTGCGAAACAACAATATTACCATCGAGTAATGGTAGCAATTGTGTTTCTGCTTGTTGTTTGATCTGCTCTGGCTGAGGTATCGCTTTACCAAATTGATCGTCTGTGCGCATGATTGGGCGAATATCTACACGCACAGCAGGTGCATTTTGTTCAACTAAAATTTGAGTGAAAAGATAGGTTGAAAGTAATTCACCATGACTAACGATTTGATCGGTTAGTTGAGCTGATGTTGCAATAGCCGCTTGCTCAGCAAGTGTCGCAACACTGTCAAGTAAGCTATAAATCGCATCTTGAATACTTGATGGTTGCTTAAGTTGATCAAGCACATCTTGGTGTGTTTGTGTCAGTTGCTGTAATCGTTGCTGGCGAGTACTGGCATCACTAACGCCATTGGCGAGTTCAACTAAGATATTGGTAACACCTGAACAGGCACTAATCAGCACAATTTTGGTATCTGGGTTAGCGATAACAATTTTAGCGCTGCGGCTCATTGCTGTGAAATCGGCCACGCTGGTGCCGCCGAACTTGGCGACGGTCAATGCTGAGTTAGCAATAGAGTTGTCCATTATTTCTCCCTAAATCGTAAACAAATCATAAGGTAGGCTATTTGTCCGGGAGTATTCCCGACATCCTGTCAGGAGAGCATGAGAAGTGAATTTAAAGCACTTACCCAGAAGCTCCCCACCACATTCTATTGTTGAGCGTGGTGACAGCTAGAAGGATTCAACCTTCATAGCCGATATGACTGATCCCCTAATGAGTCATACCTCGGCGTTACTCTCCCTCTCATAATGGCGCTAGGGTGGGGCCCTGTCATTATGATACCTAGGTAACGCTCCTCTTCCGTTTTTTAATATTGTGTTAGTTACATGCTGTTATTAAATAGAAAACAACACATGAGTAAAATATCGTCTCATTGAATAAGATTTGTTACCTGTTTGTCAAATGTTATGTGACAAATAATTTACATTTAAAATTAAGCGACTGTGCGTAAGGGATGCGACATCGACTCTTGCGTCAATGAAAGGGCTCTAATACTCTTAAAACGATAGCAACCCGTTCCATACAAAAAATATCTATAGGGACTGTGACTTTACGGAGCAAAATAATGACAATTACCAGTTTTATTCCGCCACATAGAACACTGATGGGGCCGGGGCCATCGGATATTTACCCGCAAGTATTACAAGCATTAAGTCGTCCAACCGTGGGACATTTAGACCCT
The sequence above is a segment of the Photobacterium leiognathi genome. Coding sequences within it:
- the lysC gene encoding lysine-sensitive aspartokinase 3, whose translation is MDNSIANSALTVAKFGGTSVADFTAMSRSAKIVIANPDTKIVLISACSGVTNILVELANGVSDASTRQQRLQQLTQTHQDVLDQLKQPSSIQDAIYSLLDSVATLAEQAAIATSAQLTDQIVSHGELLSTYLFTQILVEQNAPAVRVDIRPIMRTDDQFGKAIPQPEQIKQQAETQLLPLLDGNIVVSQGFIGSNSQGVTTTLGRGGSDYSAALVAEAVNASTLEIWTDVPGLYTTDPRITPAAQPIKEISFSEASEMANFGAKILHPSTLVPAVRQQIPVFVGSSKAPEQGGTWIRQSVEDAPLFRALALRANQTMVTLTSLNMFHAYGFLAEVFRILAEHKISVDLITTSEVSVSLTLDQTDTGGGAPTLPLKAVEELSQLCRVEVEQGLSLVALIGNQMSDTKGSAKDIFGALEDHNLRMICYGASPHNLCFLINEDEAKDVVRTLHASLLE